Part of the Pseudarthrobacter sp. NBSH8 genome is shown below.
GCCAGCCCGCCGGCGGCAAGGTTACCCGCAGCGGCGAGATCGGCTACCTGCCGCAGGATCCCCGCACTCCGGACATGGAACAGCTGGCCCGCGACCGCATCCTCTCCGCCCGAGGTCTGGACGTAGCCGTCAACAAGCTCAAGCAGACGCATGAGGACATGGCCAGCGAGGACACCGAGGTCCAGCGCAAGGCGATGAACCGCTATGACCGGCTGGAATCCGAGTTCCTGGCCGCCGGCGGCTACGCGGCCGAGGCCGAGGCCGCCGCGATCTGCTCCAACCTGGCCCTCCCGGACCGGCTGCTGAACCAGCCGCTCAAGACCCTGTCCGGCGGCCAGCGCCGTCGTGTGGAACTCGCCCGGATCCTGTATTCGGACGCCGAAACGATGCTCCTCGATGAGCCCACCAACCACCTCGACGCTGACTCCATCACCTGGCTCCGCGAGTTCCTGAAGAACCACCAGGGCGGCCTGATCGTGATCAGCCACGATACCGAGCTGCTCGAAGCCACCGTCAACAAAGTGTTCCTGCTGGATCCCAACCGCGCCAAGGTCGACTTCTACAATATGAACTGGAAGCGCTACCTGCTCCAGCGAGAAACGGATGAGCGCGCCCGCAAGCGTGAGCGCGCCAACGCGGAGAAGAAAGCCCAGGTCCTCATCGACCAGGCCAACAAAATGCGCGCCAAGGCCACCAAGGCCGTCGCAGCGCAGAACATGGCCAAGCGTGCCGAACGTCTGCTGGGCGGCCTCGAAGCCGTCCGCGCGACCGACCGCGTGGCGGCCCTGCGCTTCCCTGATCCGTCACCCTGCGGCAAGACTCCGCTGACAGCGGACGGACTCAGCAAGTCCTACGGTTCGCTGGAGATCTTCACCGACGTGGACCTGGCCATCGACCGCGGTTCCAAGGTGGTCATCCTAGGCCTCAACGGGGCCGGCAAGACCACCCTCCTGCGGATGCTCGCCGGCGTCGACAAGCCGGACACCGGCGAGGTCGTGGCGGGCCACGGCCTGAAGGTGGGCTACTACGCCCAGGAGCACGAGACGCTCGACGTGGACCGCACCGTCCTGCAGAACATGCGCTCCTCCGCCCCGGACATGAACGACGCGGAAGTCCGCAACATCCTGGGCTCGTTCCTTTTCTCCGGAGACGACGTCGATAAGCCCGCCGGTGTGCTCTCCGGCGGCGAGAAGACCCGGCTGGCCCTGGCCACCATCGTGGCCTCAAGCGCGAACGTGCTTCTCCTTGACGAGCCCACCAACAACCTCGACCCGGCCAGCCGCGCCGAAATCCTCGGGGCACTGAGCAACTACACCGGCGCCGTCGTCCTCGTGAGCCACGATGAAGGTGCCGTCGAAGCGCTGAACCCCGAGCGCGTTGTGCTGCTGCCCGACGGCATCGAGGACCACTGGAACGAAGACTACCTCGACCTGATTACGCTGGCTTAGCCTTCTCGGCGTCCGGTCGCCTTCCGCTTAGCACCGCCCTAGATTTGCCGCGTGCTCGCTCGTTCCTCGCTTAGACGCACGCTACACAAATCCACCGCGTCGCTGCGCTGACGGTCCAGTCACCTTGGGGGAGCTAGCGGACCGTTAGTTCCGTTGCGTGCGTGATTCGCAGCAGGTCTTCGTACGTGATGCTGAACATTGAGTTGTGGTCTCCTGCTCCGGCCCAGAGGACTTTGTGGGCCTTGAGTGAGTTGTCCAGGAGTGTTCTGATCTTTTTCGGGTGGCCTACCGGGGCTACGCCGCCTACTTCCTGGCCTGTGTGTTGCAGGACGAACGCGGCGGTGGCCCGGCGGATCTTTCCTGTTTTCACCGGACCGACAACAAGGCCGTGTCCACTTGGCAGTACTGCCCTTGCTGGTGCGCAATAAGGCACGAGCGAAGTAGCGTGGGTGATTTATGTAGCGTGCGTCAGAGGCGAGGAACGAGCCAGCACGCGGGAAATCACCCGCGTTGCGAAGCGAACGCAACTGACGAAAGCGAACGCAACCACAGGGCGCTTTTCACATTCGCCACCAGGGCGGCAACCTCCACACCATGCATGCGTCAGTAACCCTGCGCGTCCAGGAGGGCGTCTTCCTCTTCTTCGGCGGTCGCCTTCTTGCGTTTGCGGGCAACAGGCGGACGACGGCGGGCTGCCGCAGCGGCGGAATGCACGGGGCTGCCGGAATCCCGCGACCTGTCTTCACCCTCAAGCTCATCCTCGGCGTCGATCGCAGCATTCCTGGCCTGCTGCCGTGCGGCGTACCCGAAGCCCACGAACATCAGTACGCCAAACGCAAACCACTGCAGGGAATAGGACAGGTGCGTGCCTTCTTCGGTGGCCGGCTTCGGGAACGGGACGGGCGTGTCAGCGGGGGCGGGAGATTCAGACGCGAGCTGTCCGTAGGCGCCAGTCAGGACCGGGTATCCCAGTTGGTCCGCATAGGTGGGGAGATCGATGGAAGCAAGCTGGCCCTCGGGGGCACCACGGTCCAGTTGGGGCTCCCCGTGCTTGAGGCGGACGACAGCGGTCACTGGGCCGGCGGGAGGCGCCGGAATGGAATCGGGACTGCCCGGGTTCTTGTTGCCGATGGGCAGCCAGCCGCGGTCAATCACCACAGTTTCGCCGGTCTCGAGCTTGAAGGGGACAACCACCTCATACCCGGGCTGCCCGTTCAGCGGACGGTTGCGGACAATGCGCTGACCGTCGGGAGCGTAGGCGCCTTGGAGTTCCACCTGGGTCCATTCCTTCGAGGGGTCCAGTGCGGCGAACTCGTCCCGTGCTGCGTCGAAGGAGATGGGTGTGGCGGAATAGTTGGTGACGACGCGGTTGATCTCTGCGAGGGTCTCTGCGCGGCGGTCCATCTGCCAGCGGCCAAGGAAGACGCAGGCAGCCGCGAAGATGGCGGCCAGCAGGAGGTATCCCAGCCACTTGCTGGAGAAGAGGAAGCGGTACATTCAGCCGTCCTGCCCTACCGGCGCCCGGCCCGCGTCATCCCCCGAATCCAGGACCAGGGTTTCCTTCCACAGGCCGCGGGTCTGGAGGTAGTCTTCGAGCCAGTCACGGTGGTCGTTGCAGGCAAGCCAGGTTTTGCGGCGTTCCGGCGTATGGATCTTGGGGTTGTTCCAGAGCAGTTGCCAGGACGCTTCCGTACGGCACGCCTTGCGGGAGCACATGGCAGCCATGGCCGGCGGGGGACCAGCAGTCCCTGCAGCCAGGTCAAAAATGTTCATGAGGCGCGCCGTTCCTGTCCTTGCGTGGGTTCGTCGTCGTCATCAATGAGTTCGCCCTGGATGACCGCGGACGTGGTGCCGTCCTGTTCCGGCGGCCCGGCTTGGCTTTCCAGCTCGGCCAGCGGGGCCGAGTCGAGCAGTGAGTCGCTGTGGATCTCCGCCTGATCGCTGCCGTTCGCGATCACCACCGCAATCCACGGGAGAAAGACGGCGCCAGCGACCATAACGAGCTTGAACCAGCCGTCCACCACAAAAATGAGGATGAGGCAGACCATGCGGATTCCCATGGCCAGCGCGTACTTGATCATGCGCCGTCGCATGTCCTCCGAGTGGGCGTCCGCCGCGTCCGTAATGCTGTGGACCCCGGAATCCCCGGAGAACCTTTCGGGGTCTCCGGGCACGGACTGTCCAGCATGGTTTTCAAGGGTCACGGCTGATTGATCACGCTCCAAAGGCTTCCTTCAATTCTCTCACCATCGGCAGTTGCGCCCAAACGCGGGCTAAGATCGGAGGCAGCAAAAATCACACCCCGTCCTACCCGCGGCTGCACATGCCGCAGAATCCCGGAGCGTTTAATGTCTGAAGCAGCTACATCGGCCCGCAGTGTCCTGATCACCGGTGGAAACCGCGGCATCGGCCTGGCCATCGCGCAGGCTTTTGTAGCCAATGGCGACAAGGTGGCCGTGACTTACCGGAGCCCCTCGGAGCTGCCGGCCGGCATTCTGGGCGTCAAGGCCGATGTGACCGACGAGGCCTCCGTCGATGCGGCTTTCGCCGAGGTGGAAGCTGCCCACGGTCCCGTTGAGGTCTTGGTGGCAAACGCGGGAATCACCAAGGACACGCTCCTGATGCGGATGAGCGAAGACGACTTCACATCGGTGATCGACACCAACCTCACCGGAGCTTTCCGGGTCATCAAGCGCGCTTCGAAGGGCATGATTCGGATGCGCAAGGGCCGCGTGGTCCTCATTTCCTCGGTCTCGGGCCTCTATGGTGCGCCGGGCCAGATCAACTACTCCGCTTCCAAAGCCGGCCTGGTGGGCATCGCCCGCTCCCTGACGCGTGAGCTGGGCTCACGCGGGATCACAGCAAACGTGGTGGCCCCCGGATTCATCAACACGGATATGACGGCGGAACTGCCCGAGGCCACCCAGAAAAACTACCTTTCCGGCATACCTGCCGGCCGCTTTGCCGAGGCTTCGGAAGTGGCCAACGTGGTCCGCTGGATCTCCAGCGACGAGGCCGCCTACATTTCCGGTGCCGTCATCCCCGTCGACGGCGGACTCGGCATGGGCCACTGAAACGAGGGTGAACTGCCTTCTTTGTCGGGGTCACACAAGTGATTGTGGACTAGGCGCTGGCATGATTGACACCAGACCTCAACGGATTTAGACGTTTCGAACAAAGGAGCCCATATGGGACTGCTGGACAACAAAACCGCCATCGTGACCGGATCCTCACGGGGAATCGGCGCCGAAGTGGCCAAGAACCTCGCTGCCGAGGGCGCGGCCGTCGTCGTTAACTACCGCCAGAAGGCGCCGCGCGCCAACAAGGTGGTCGCAGGAATCGAAGCTGCCGGCGGCCGGGCCACCGCCGTGGGTGCGGACCTCACCACCCAGGAAGGCGTGCAGGCCCTGGCCAGTGCGGCCATGGAGAACTTCGGTTCGCTGGACGTCCTGGTACTCAACGCGTCCGGCGGCATGGAGTCCGGCATGGCAGACGACTACGCCCTTAAGCTCAACCGCGATGCGCAGGTCAACATGCTCAACGCCGCCGTGCCCCTGATGAAGGAAGGCTCCCGTGTGGTCTTCGTGACCAGCCACCAGGCCCACTTCATCAACTCCGTGCCCACCATGCCCGAATACGAGCCTGTGGCCCGCAGCAAGCGTGCCGGCGAGGACGCCCTGCGTGAGCTCCTCCCGAACCTCGCTGAGAAGGGCATCTCGCTGGTGGTTGTGTCCGGCGACATGATCGAAGGCACCGTCACGGCCACGCTGCTGGACCGCTCAAACCCGGGCGCCATCGAAGCACGCCGCGCCGAGGCCGGAAAGCTCTACTCCGTGGAGGAGTTCGCTGAAGTTGTGGCCGGCATGGCTACGGCCGACGTCGAATCCGGCCACACGGAGTACGCCGGCGGCTCCGACTACTTCGGCAAGGGCGTCGAGTAGCGCTTCCGGGCATCCCGTAAGGGCCGTGTTTCCACGCGGCAAAATCCATCACCGCGGTGAGCCCCGGGCAGTACTCCTGCCCGGGGCTTCTTGCATGGCTCAGCAACGAGAGGTTACGGGCCGTAGCTATCCGGCAGGTATTCCCTGACGGTGATCACTTCGAGGCAACCATCGATCCCAACATCAGGGTTCGCCAATGGGTCGAGCTCGTGCCCCGCGGCTTCGAGGACGCCGTCGCCTGGCTTGCCTCCGCGGCGCACGGTGAGCGGCCGCAGTGGAACGTGACGTTACGGTCGCTGACCGGGACCGGACGGCCAAGGATGCGGGGCTTCAGACCCCGGCGATGTGGCGCACCGCGTCGAGATACGGCATGTTGATCGCAGCATCCGCGACGGCCCGGACCGCAGGTTTGGCGTTGAACGCCACACCGATCCCGGCGGCCCCGAGCATATCCAGGTCGTTGGCGCCGTCGCCCACGGCAATGGTGTGTTCCATCGCGATGCCTTCGGCGGCCGCCCACTCGCGCAGGTACTTTTCCTTCGCCGCGCGGTCGATGACGGCACCAATTACGTTGCCGGTCAGGGCGCCGTCCACAATTTCAAGCTCGTTAGCCAGCCAGTAGTCCAGGCCCAGATCCTCCGCTATGGGACGCAGGATCTGGTTGAACCCGCCGGACACCACGGCCACCACATGGCCCGCAGCTTTGAAGGCCGCAACCAGCTCAGCGGCACCGTCGCTCAGCTTCACTTCCGCCCGGACGGAATCGACGACGGCGGCTGGCAGTCCTGCGAGCACGGCCACCCGCGCGTGGAGGCTCTGCGCAAAGTCCAGTTCACCGCGCATAGCGGATTCGGTGACTGCCGCCACTTCCTCCCGCTTGCCCGCATAGGCCGCCAGGAGCTCAATGACTTCCTGCTGGATCAGTGTCGAATCAACGTCCATGATCAGCAGCTTCCGCGGAGCCGCACGCAAACCTGCGGGAACGATGGCGGTGTCCAGGCCGGCCTGCGCCGCCTCGGCCACCGCTCTGCGGAGTGCGGAAATACCGGCGTCCGTGCCGTCGGCGATAGTGAGCTCGGCAGTGTGGACCTCAAACCGGTTGTCCCCGCCCCTTGATTGGGATCGGACCCTGGCGCCACTGCCCGTCAGGGCGTCGTGCACGGTATCGAGCCCGGAGGCGGTCAGTTTTGGGCCATAGCTGACCGCAGTCACGTTCGAAGTCATGGCTGCAATCTTAGTCAGCGGGGAAGAGCCACCCGAATTGATTGCGCCAGGTTGATGGCGAACCCCCGCGGGCGGGCCGGCCAGCGGGCGGGGCCGGCGACTATGGCCCGTATCGCTGTCCAAGTATCAGTTATCAGTCCGCCCCTTTTTTGTCCTAGTGTCTACTCCTATGAGTGATGTTCTTGAATTGGCCGCCGTCAGCGTTGTCCGTGGGGCTAAAACGCTCCTGAACAAGGTGGACTGGCAGGTCAAAGAGGGCGAACGCTGGGTCATCCTGGGACCCAACGGTGCAGGCAAGACCACTCTCCTGCAGATTGCTGCAGCCCGTCTTCACCCCACGAGCGGCATCGCCGGCATCCTGGAGGAAATCCTCGGCTCCGTGGACGTGTTTGAACTCCGTCCCCGCATCGGCCTGTCCTCCGCCGCCCTGGCCAACCAGATTCCCGGGCACGAAACAGTCCTCAACGTTGTTGTCACCGCAGCGTACGGCGTCACGGGCCGCTGGCGTGAAGGCTATGAAAAGGCTGACGAACGCCGGGCCTTCATGCTGCTGAATGACTGGGGCATGGGTCCGTTCCTGAACCGGGCTTTCGCGTCCCTGTCCGAGGGTGAGCGCAAGCGGGTACAGATTGCCCGCGCCCTCATGACTGATCCAGAACTCCTCCTGCTCGACGAACCCGCAGCCGGCCTGGACCTGGGTGGGCGCGAGGACCTGGTGCACCGCCTCAGCGAACTGGCCGGTGATGAGTCCGCTCCGGCCATTGTCCTGGTCACCCACCACCTCGAAGAGGTGCCCCCGGGCTTCACCCATGCGATGTTGCTCCGAGACTCCAACGTGGTGGCGGCCGGACCCCTCGCGGGCGTGCTGACGGCGGAGCACCTCAGCAAGACCTTCGGCGTGGAACTCGACGTCACCGTCAACGCTGGCCGCTACACCGCCACCGCCCGCCGCTAGGCCGCGGCGCCGCCAATCGTGGATCTTCTCAGCAGCAGCTTTGTGTTTTTTGCCGGCCTGTGGGCCGGCACCATCAACGCCGTTGTAGGCTCCGGCACCCTGGTGACGTTCCCGGTCCTGATCGCCCTCGGAGTCACTCCCGTGGTGGCTTCCATGAGCAACGCGATGGGCCTTGTGGCCGGCACCGCAGCGGGTGCGTGGGGGTACCGCCGCGAGCTCAAGGGCCGCGGCCTGCAGTTGTTGAAGCTCCTGCCGGCGTCGCTGCTGGGCGGCATCACCGGGGCCTGGTTGCTGTTGCACCTGCCGGAGAAGGTCTTCCACTACGTGGCCCCGGTTCTCCTGGTGCTTGCCCTGCTGATGGTGGTGTTCCAGCCGCGGCTGCAGGCCTGGGTCCGCAATCGCGAGGAAAACCCCGAGCACGCCATCAAGGACAAAAGGCACGGCATTCTCCTGATTGTCCTGGTGTACCTGGCCGGCGTCTATGGGGGATACTTCGTGGCCGCCCAGGGCATCCTCCTGGTGGGCATCCTGGGCGTATTCCTCACCGGCACCATCCAGAACGCCAACGCCATGAAGAACATTCTGGTCCTCGGCGTCAACCTTGTGGCCGCCGTGTCGTACCTGCTCTTCGCCTTTGACCGGATCAACTGGCTGGTGGTGCTCCTGATCGCCGTGAGCTCCACAATCGGCGGCCTTCTGGGCTCCAAAGTTGGGCGGCGGCTGTCCCCGGCTGTGCTGCGGACCGTCATCTTTGCGCTCGGCCTGATGGCGCTGGGCTTTATGACCGCCAACCTGCTGAAATAATCAGCCGGTGACAATCCACTATCTTGAATCCGCCGGGGACCCCCGCGTCTCCGACTACACGCAGCTGACGGACGTGAACTTGCGGAAGCTCCGCGAACCGGCTGAAGGAATGTACATCGCCGAATCCTCGCGGGTTCTCCGCCGGGCGTTGGCGGCCGGCCACCGGCCAAGGTCGTTCTTCCTGGCGGAGAAATGGCTGGCTGACCTGCGGGATGTCCTCACTGCCTACCCGGACGCTCCCGCCTTCATTGGCAGCGCCGCCCTGCTCGAAGAGATCACCGGGTTCCACCTGCACCGCGGCGCCATGGCGGCCATGCAGCGGCCGGAGCCGGTGCCCCTCCAGGAGCTGCTGGCTGGCGCGCACCGGGTCGCGGTCCTGGAGGACATAGTGGACCACACCAACGTGGGCGCCATCTTCCGGTCGGCCGCGGCACTGGACATCGACGCGGTCCTGATTTCGCCGCGCTGCGGCGATCCGCTCTATCGCCGCAGTGTCCGGGTCAGCATGGGAACGGTCTTCCAGGTGCCCTGGGCGCGGCTGGAGTCCTGGCCGGGGGACCTGTCGCTGCTCAAGGAAGCCGGCTTCACGGTGGCCGCGCTTGAACTCACCGAGGACGCCGTGGCTGTGGACGGGCTCGCCGCGCGCAATCCGGACAGGCTGGCCCTGGTGCTCGGCACTGAGGGTGCCGGCATGAGCGCCGGGACGCTTGCCGCCGCCGACCTCGCCGTGAAGATCCCCATGCGCGCAGGAGTGGACTCCCTCAACGTGGCGGCGGCCTCCGCTGTGGCGTTCTGGGAACTCCGGCCCCGCGGTTCGCAGGGTCCGCGTTGATCAGCTATTATTAACAGCTGGCTGTCCTGCGTTTTCTGCCTTGCGGCAGTGAAGCAGACACCAGCCATCCCATTCATACCTGGCAGCTGGCAAAATCCAGTTGTGCGAACAAAGGCCCCATTATGAAGTCTGATATCCACCCGAAGTACGAAGCTGTTGTTTTCAACGACCTGGCTTCCGGCGTCAGTTTCCTGACCAAGTCCACCGTGTCTTCCAAGAAGACCATCGAGTGGGAAGACGGAAACACCTACCCGGTTATCGACGTCGAAATCTCCTCCGAGTCCCACCCGTTCTACACGGGCAAGCAGCGAATCATGGACTCTGCAGGCCGCGTCGAGCGCTTCAACGCTCGCTTCAAGGGCTTCGGCGGCGCGAAGTAATTCACTTCACCCCCAAGGTTCTTTGGAAAGCCCGCACCGGCAACGGTGCGGGCTTTTTGCGTCCTGGGCTTTGTCGTTTCGGGGAGCCCTGATCGTGGGGCAGGATGAATGGCATGATTGCCTCGCCATTTGCCGCTGAAGACCACCCCCGCAGCCACCACGGTGAGTACAAAGTCCCCGGCGGCAAACTTGTGGTGGTGGACTTCGACGTTGTGGACGGTCTCCTCGCCGACGTCTCCCTCAGCGGCGACTTTTTCCTCGAACCCGATGAGGCGCTGCCCGCCATCAACCGGGCGCTGACAGGACTTCCGGAAAGCACGACGGCGGCGGAGCTGGCCGCGGCCGTCACCACTTCGCTGCCTCCCGGCGCCGTCCTGTTCGGCTTTTCGGCCGACGCCGTGGCCGTCACCGTACGCCGCGCCCTGTCGAAGGCAACAGCCTGGACAGACCACCACTGGAACATCATCGCCCCCACAGTGCTGCCGACGCATATCAACGTCGCCCTGGATGAGGTGCTGACCGAAGAGGTGGGCGCCGGCCGTCGCAACCCCACCCTGCGGTTCTGGGACTGGGAGGAGCCATCCGTGGTGATCGGCAGTTTCCAGTCGTTTCGGAATGAGCTGGATCCGGACGGCGTAGCCCGGCACGGCATCAGTGTGGTCCGTCGGATCAGCGGCGGCGGAGCCATGTTTATGGAGGCCGGAAACTGCATCACGTACTCCCTGTACCTGCCGCAGACGCTGGTGGACGGGATCAGCTTCGCGGATTCCTACGCGTTCCTGGACGCCTGGGTGATGGCCGCCCTCGAAAAAATCGGGGTGACGGCCTTTTACGTGCCCCTGAACGATATCGCCACGGACCAAGGCAAGATCGGCGGTGCTGCCCAGAAGCGCCTCGCCAACGGGGGGATGCTGCACCACGTCACGATGAGCTACGACATCGACGCCGACAAGATGGTCGAGGTGCTGCGCATCGGCAAGGAGAAGCTCTCGGACAAGGGCACGCGCAGCGCCAAGAAACGGGTTGATCCGCTGCGCCGGCAGACCGGACTGGCCCGTACGGAGATCATCGCCGCCATGATGGAAGTGTTCAGCGAACGGTATGCTGCCACCCCATCGGAACTCACTACCGCCGAACTCAGTGCCGCCCGGGACCGGGTGACCACCAAGTTCGGCGCCGAAGATTGGCTGCACCGGGTCCCGTAAGCCCGTGCCGGGGTGGCCTACTGCAGCTGTGCGGTGAGCCCCCGGAGCAGGTGGCTCCGCTGCTCCACAATGATCCGGCGCAGCGCCCGGGGCGCGTCAGTGTTGGCCGTCAGCCAGGCATCCGTGCGGACCACCACGGGGTGCTCCACTGGCAGGGTCCCCGCCGGCAGGTTCTGCGCCAGGGGGTACAGCCCCCGGACGATCCGGCTGGCGATTTCGATGCTCCGCTGGTCCCAGACGACGCGGAGGCACTCAAAGTAGGGCTCCACATAGGGGTCCATCAGGGCAGCGGGAGCGGTCGCAAAGCCGGCGATGGTGGCGCTGAGGAGCTGGTTCGACAGCTCCGCCCCCTCCACCGCGTCCCGCCAGGCGGCGGCCTTTACGCCAGGCTCCGGCCGGGCGGCCATCGCCGTGGCATGGCCCGCCCGGCCCGAGGCAGTGGTGTCCCGTTCGAGTTCGGCGTCCAGCTCGTCGGGGACGGCCTGCCCGTTGGCCGCCAAGGCATGCCAGAGGCTCCAGCGCAGCTCGGCGTCCACGGCCAGGCCGTCCACCACCACCGAGCCGTCCAGCAGGCCCCTGAGCCGGGGGAGGAGGGCAGCGTCGTGACGGCTGACGGCGGCCAGCGTCCGCGCCCAGGCCAGCTGGTGGTCTGAACCCGGCGCTGCCTTACCCAGCTGGGCGTCGGCCGCCGCCAGGAAGGAGCCACGCACCGCGTCGCGTTGGGCCACGGGGGTGTAGCGTTCGACGGCGGTGGAGGCGTTCTCGAGGGTGTTCAGCAGCACGCCGACTCCCGTTTCGGCCGGTCCGAACGACGTCACGGCCTCCACATAGCGCGAGGCCGGGCTTTCCCCGTCGCGGGCGGAGTTCCATAGCGCGGTCCAGCAGAGGGCCCGGGCCATGGGGTCGGTAATCCGGTCCAGCGACGCCAGGACTGTCGCCTCGGACACCGGGTCCAGCCGTACTTTGGCGTAGGTGAGGTCATCATCGTTGACGAGCAGGAGGGCGGGCCGCGGCTGCCCCGCCAGTTCCGGGATCTCCGTCCGTGCTCTGGCAACGTCCGTTTCAACACTTCCGGTGCGGACCAGGGCGCCGTCGGCGCCGAAGTTGTACGAGCCCACGCGCAGCCGGTGCGGCCGCAGTTCCTCCCGTCCGGTAACGGGGTCCACCGCATCCTGGACGATCGTGACAGCGTCCAGTACGCCGTCGTGCGTTTTCGTCTCCAGGGACAGCGTGGAAATCCCGGAGGTCTGCAGCCAGGCGGCAGCCCAGCCGGCAAGGTCGCGGCCGGAAGCAGCACTAAGGGCTTTCAGGAGGTCCGCCAGGGTGGTGTTCCCGTAGGCGTGGTCGCGGAAGTACTGCCGTGAGCCGGCGATGAACGCTTCAAACCCCACGTACGCCACCAACTGCTTGAGCACGGACGCGCCCTTGGCGTAGGTGATGCCGTCGAAGTTCTGCTTGGCGGCCTCGAGGTCGGGGATGTCGGCCACGATCGGGTGTGTGGTGGGCAGCTGGTCCTGGACATAGGCCCAGGCCTTGCGTTTGTTGGCGAAGTTCACCCACGCGGTGTCCCAGTCGGTAGCACGGTCCACGCCGAGGGTGCCCATGTAGTCCGCGAAGGACTCTTTCAGCCACAGGTCGTCCCACCACTGCATCGTGACGAGGTCCCCGAACCACATGTGCGCCATCTCGTGCATCAGCGTGTTCGCGCGGGCCTGGTACTGCGCGTCGGTGGCGCGGGACGTGAACACATAGCTTTCGGTAAAGGTGACCAAGCCCGGGTTTTCCATCGCGCCCAGGTTGTATTCCGGGACAAAGGCCTGATCGTATTTCCCCCAGGGGTATGGGTAGTCGAACAGCCGGTTGAAGAAGTCCAGCCCGTTTTTGGTCAGGCGGAAGAGCTCCGCGGCATCGAAGGATTCCGCCATCGAAGCCCGGCAGTACAGCGCCAGGGGCACCGCCAGCAGCGTGCCGT
Proteins encoded:
- a CDS encoding biotin/lipoate A/B protein ligase family protein, which produces MNGMIASPFAAEDHPRSHHGEYKVPGGKLVVVDFDVVDGLLADVSLSGDFFLEPDEALPAINRALTGLPESTTAAELAAAVTTSLPPGAVLFGFSADAVAVTVRRALSKATAWTDHHWNIIAPTVLPTHINVALDEVLTEEVGAGRRNPTLRFWDWEEPSVVIGSFQSFRNELDPDGVARHGISVVRRISGGGAMFMEAGNCITYSLYLPQTLVDGISFADSYAFLDAWVMAALEKIGVTAFYVPLNDIATDQGKIGGAAQKRLANGGMLHHVTMSYDIDADKMVEVLRIGKEKLSDKGTRSAKKRVDPLRRQTGLARTEIIAAMMEVFSERYAATPSELTTAELSAARDRVTTKFGAEDWLHRVP
- the pepN gene encoding aminopeptidase N yields the protein MSHENLQRNEAAQRSALISTHSYDVSLDVRQAADPDVAGYISRSVINFSAAVPGQGQVVAGSTFLDFIAGEVHSVFLNGIGLPVADVVEGSRIRLDNLQAENQVTVTGMALYSRSGEGMHRFVDPADGRCYLYTQYEPADARRVFANFEQPDLKAEYTFHVMAPSGWEVASNGVEAARTQLTSDPDTSRWDFATTRPMSTYITTILAGPYFKARDHWSATLDDGTLLAVPLALYCRASMAESFDAAELFRLTKNGLDFFNRLFDYPYPWGKYDQAFVPEYNLGAMENPGLVTFTESYVFTSRATDAQYQARANTLMHEMAHMWFGDLVTMQWWDDLWLKESFADYMGTLGVDRATDWDTAWVNFANKRKAWAYVQDQLPTTHPIVADIPDLEAAKQNFDGITYAKGASVLKQLVAYVGFEAFIAGSRQYFRDHAYGNTTLADLLKALSAASGRDLAGWAAAWLQTSGISTLSLETKTHDGVLDAVTIVQDAVDPVTGREELRPHRLRVGSYNFGADGALVRTGSVETDVARARTEIPELAGQPRPALLLVNDDDLTYAKVRLDPVSEATVLASLDRITDPMARALCWTALWNSARDGESPASRYVEAVTSFGPAETGVGVLLNTLENASTAVERYTPVAQRDAVRGSFLAAADAQLGKAAPGSDHQLAWARTLAAVSRHDAALLPRLRGLLDGSVVVDGLAVDAELRWSLWHALAANGQAVPDELDAELERDTTASGRAGHATAMAARPEPGVKAAAWRDAVEGAELSNQLLSATIAGFATAPAALMDPYVEPYFECLRVVWDQRSIEIASRIVRGLYPLAQNLPAGTLPVEHPVVVRTDAWLTANTDAPRALRRIIVEQRSHLLRGLTAQLQ